Proteins encoded together in one Buchnera aphidicola (Takecallis taiwana) window:
- the rpmC gene encoding 50S ribosomal protein L29 — MKLSILHKKKIADLRIELLNILREKFSLKIQLASGKLKNNHMLRIARKNIARIKTIITIKSRNNT; from the coding sequence ATGAAATTATCTATATTACATAAAAAAAAAATCGCTGATTTGCGAATTGAGCTATTAAATATATTACGTGAAAAGTTCAGTTTAAAAATACAACTCGCTTCCGGGAAATTAAAAAATAATCACATGTTACGTATAGCACGTAAAAATATTGCACGTATTAAAACAATCATTACCATAAAAAGCAGGAATAATACATGA
- the rpsC gene encoding 30S ribosomal protein S3 — protein sequence MGQKVHPHGMRLGIIKTWNSTWFAQKKEFSEYLNSDFKIRAFLNKKLNKASISRIVIERPAKSVRVTIYTSRPGIVIGKKGEDVEKLRLIVASMTGFPTQINIAEIKQPELDAKLIADNITMQLERRIMFRRAMKRAVQNAMRQGAKGIKVEVSGRLGGTEIARREWYREGRVPLHTLRANIEYSLSEAHTTYGIIGVKVWVFKGEILDGMQFLKNENKSFLNEKRQYRILPRIRRLL from the coding sequence ATGGGTCAAAAAGTACATCCACATGGTATGCGATTAGGTATAATAAAAACTTGGAATTCCACTTGGTTTGCTCAAAAAAAAGAGTTTTCTGAATATTTAAATAGTGATTTTAAGATACGAGCTTTCTTAAATAAAAAACTTAATAAAGCATCTATTTCACGTATTGTCATTGAAAGACCTGCTAAGAGTGTTCGTGTGACTATTTATACATCTAGACCTGGTATTGTTATTGGAAAAAAAGGCGAAGATGTTGAGAAGTTAAGATTAATTGTAGCAAGTATGACTGGTTTTCCTACTCAAATTAATATTGCAGAAATAAAACAGCCTGAATTAGATGCTAAATTAATTGCAGACAATATTACAATGCAACTTGAAAGAAGAATCATGTTTAGACGAGCAATGAAACGCGCTGTACAAAATGCTATGCGTCAGGGTGCTAAAGGTATTAAAGTTGAAGTGAGTGGTAGATTGGGAGGAACAGAAATTGCTCGTAGAGAATGGTATCGCGAGGGTCGTGTACCATTACATACTTTGCGTGCAAATATTGAATATAGTTTATCTGAGGCACATACTACTTATGGTATTATTGGAGTTAAGGTTTGGGTCTTTAAAGGAGAAATTCTGGATGGTATGCAATTTTTAAAGAATGAAAATAAAAGTTTTTTAAATGAAAAAAGACAATATAGGATATTACCTAGAATACGGAGGCTATTATAA
- the rpsQ gene encoding 30S ribosomal protein S17 codes for MTVKLKTLKGTVLSNKMNKSAVVLVERLIQHPVYRKFIKTQTKLHIHDELNECSNGDIVEVSECRPISKTKSWKLIRIVKKSII; via the coding sequence ATGACTGTGAAGTTGAAGACATTAAAAGGAACAGTTTTAAGCAATAAGATGAATAAATCTGCTGTAGTATTGGTGGAACGATTAATTCAACATCCGGTATATCGTAAATTTATTAAAACACAAACTAAATTACATATTCATGATGAGCTTAATGAATGTTCGAATGGAGACATTGTTGAGGTATCGGAATGTCGGCCAATTTCTAAAACAAAATCATGGAAATTGATTCGAATTGTTAAAAAATCCATAATTTAG
- the rplP gene encoding 50S ribosomal protein L16, giving the protein MLQPKRTKFRKMHKGRNRGIILNSEINFGTFGLKAITLGRLTSRQIEAARRAITKSMKRQGKLWIRVFPDKPITQKPLEVRMGKGKGNVEYWVALVQPGKVLYEISGLSEEESRLAFKLATSKLSVKTTFVSKW; this is encoded by the coding sequence ATGCTACAGCCTAAGCGTACAAAATTTCGTAAAATGCATAAGGGAAGAAATAGAGGTATTATTTTAAATTCTGAGATTAATTTTGGAACGTTTGGTTTAAAAGCCATTACACTAGGTAGGTTAACATCACGTCAAATTGAGGCAGCAAGGCGTGCAATTACAAAATCTATGAAAAGACAAGGTAAATTATGGATAAGAGTTTTTCCAGATAAACCAATTACACAAAAACCATTAGAAGTACGTATGGGAAAAGGTAAAGGTAATGTTGAATATTGGGTGGCTTTAGTACAACCTGGAAAAGTATTATATGAAATTTCAGGATTATCGGAAGAGGAATCTCGACTTGCATTTAAATTAGCGACATCGAAATTATCTGTTAAAACAACTTTTGTAAGTAAGTGGTGA
- the rplX gene encoding 50S ribosomal protein L24: MALKIKRLDRVIILSGRDKGKTGIVQFISINQSKIIVQGINFIKKHQKGRPEQNISASIIKKEALIHISNVAILNPDTKKADRIGFKFIDGKKVRFLKSNNQIIK; this comes from the coding sequence ATGGCTTTAAAAATTAAACGTTTAGATCGTGTTATTATTTTATCTGGTCGTGATAAAGGTAAAACTGGAATAGTACAATTCATTTCAATAAATCAGTCTAAAATTATTGTTCAAGGTATTAATTTTATTAAAAAGCATCAAAAAGGTCGTCCTGAACAGAATATTAGTGCAAGTATTATTAAGAAAGAAGCTTTAATACATATTTCTAATGTTGCTATTTTAAATCCTGATACTAAAAAAGCAGATCGTATTGGATTTAAATTTATTGATGGAAAAAAAGTACGATTTTTAAAATCTAATAATCAAATTATTAAATAA
- the rplN gene encoding 50S ribosomal protein L14: MIQEQTILYIADNSGAKSAMCIRVLGGSKKRYAKIGDIIKVSIKEAVPRGKVKKGEVFNAVVVRTKKGIRRTDGSLIRFDHNACVILNNVNQPIGTRIFGPITRELRTEKFMKIISLAPEVF; this comes from the coding sequence ATGATACAAGAACAAACTATATTATATATTGCGGATAATTCAGGCGCAAAATCTGCTATGTGTATTCGAGTGTTAGGAGGTTCAAAAAAGCGGTATGCAAAAATTGGTGATATCATTAAGGTATCAATTAAAGAAGCAGTACCACGAGGTAAAGTAAAAAAAGGGGAAGTATTTAATGCAGTTGTTGTTCGTACAAAGAAAGGTATTCGACGTACAGATGGGTCATTAATTCGTTTTGATCATAATGCTTGTGTTATTTTAAATAATGTGAATCAACCTATTGGTACGCGTATTTTTGGTCCAATAACACGTGAATTGCGAACAGAAAAATTTATGAAAATTATTTCTTTAGCACCAGAAGTATTTTAG